CTTTGGTAAAACCTATGTTTGCTACTTAGACGAAGCATTACATGAAGAGATTGCTTTTTCTTCTTGCTGACTAGCCACAGTATTTTTTTCTCAACCTCACCATAAATTACAGATCATCCTTCAACCGCATCATTTTTTTCTCAATTAAGTGGAAGTACAAAGGCTGAAATTAGCTAAAAATTCATAATTCCGCAAGCGGTATACATAGTAGAAGCTCAAATCGAGTTAATTTCAACCGCGTAAATTCCCGTTTCTAAGACACTATATATTCCAGATGGTTAGGACAATTCTTGAGAGTAACTTTTCCAAAACGGCGATCGCGTTTCTGATAATGCACCAGAGCTTGATACAATGCTTCGCCATCGAAGTCGGGGAACAATACATCGATAAAATACAATTCCGTGTATGCCATCTGCCAAAGTAGAAAGTTACTTAACCGCATTTCACCGCTGGTGCGAATCAGTAAATCGGGGTCAGAATTTCCTGCTGTGTAGAGTTGCTGCTCAAATCGTGAGGTATCAATCTCTGAAGGGAGTAGCGTTCCCTGCTGTACTTGTTCTGCAAGCCGACGACAGGCGTTTACTAATTCGTTGCGACTGCCATAGTTAATCGCAACATTGAAATAAACTTTATCATTATGTGCAGTTTCTTGCATGGCGCGGTGCATTGTTTGTTGCAGAGACGGGGAAAGATTTTTTACATCACCGATGAAGGAAATTTTAACTCCTTCTTGCTGCATTTGAGCCAATTCGCGTTGGAGCAATTGCTCAAACAAACCCATCAGAAAATGAACTTCTTCTAAGGGGCGCTGCCAGTTTTCGGTGGAAAAAGCATAGGCAGTTAAGATAGAAATTCCCCAATCTTTGCAGCAGCGCAACAGTTCCTTCAACGCTTTGGCTCCCTGGCGATGTCCGGCGAAACGAGGTAATCCCCGTTGAGTTGCCCAGCGGCCATTCCCATCCATAATAATGGCAATATGATTTGGCAGCCGTTGCCGATCGAGGTCAGAAGGTAAGGTTGCAAAGTCTCGATAATTGACAACTCCTCTGCCTGAAGGCGAGAGGATTCTTGGGTCATTGGGATAGCTCATGCTACTTGCCCTCCCCAAAATTCACTGCGATGTGTCCCACCGCTGTATAGCCACGTTGCAAAACGACTTGCGCTGCTGCTACATCTCGATTCGTTTCATAACCGCATTCAGGACACTTGTGGACTCGCTCAGACAACAGCTTTTTGCCCGTATGGGTTTGACATCTGGGGCAAGTTTGACTCGTCCCGTTTGCGTCTACTTTGGCGAAATATGCACCTCGCTTACAGCAAACATGACCAAGAATACTAAGAAACTGCCCAAAGCCAGCATCCAACGTATGTTTGCAAAGCATCCCTGCTGACATGGCTTTGAGATTCAAATCCTCAGCAAAAATGGTTTGCGCCCGGTCGCACAAATGATGAGCAGTCTTGAAGTGAAAGTCTTTGCGACTATTCGAGATGTACTCGTGGTGTTTAGCAATTTGATGGTGCAATTGACGAAACTTTCTAGAACCCTTTTTCTTGCGCTTGAGTTGACGTTGCAGCGATTTCAGCTTGCTTTGTCCATCAACAAAGAATCGAGGTCTATCAATCAACTCGCCATCAGACGTGGCTAAAAAGTGTTCCAAACCTAAATCAATCCCGACGCCATGACCTGAAGGTGATGCTTGAGGCACTTCGACATCGCACTGCAAAGTGAGCATGGCATAGTAACCAGATGCCCGTCTAACTACGCGAATCTGTTTGACCTCAAATCCTTGAGGAATTGGACGCGACAAGTGCATTTTGACTAAGCCAATCTTCGGCAGGTTAACCCAGTCTGCACCATCAAAACGCTTGACGGACTCCTGATTCAGTTGAGGAAACACAAATGAGCGCATCCGTTTTTTGAATCTAGGAAAGCCATGTCCCCGTTCCCACATCGCTACAAATGCTGCCTCTAATTGGCGTAACACTTGCTGCAATACATGGGTATGAGGAACCTTTAACTCAGGAATTGACTTCTTTACTTGTGCCAGCGTTTTACACTGACGCGCAAAGGTTGGACGGGGTGCATCAGCAGGGATGATATATTCCTGCTTGATCCTGCATGAGTTGATATCGCACTTACGAGAATTAACCCAATCCTTTCGTTCCCGCAATGCAAAATTGTAGACTTTACGGCAGATGATGAGCCATTGGTCGAATGTTTCGCGTTGCGCGTCTGTGGGAATGAGTTTGTACTCGTAGGTGAGATTCAGCATACAACCATTATACTCATTGCCTGAATAAATGGATATCCATTTATTCAAAATCCTCAATGAGAATATGAAGCTTTGAAAAAAAGCCGCTCCTTTAGGACGGGGCTTGTAGCCCACTTTTTCGGTCATAATCACGATCGAAAATTCTCCTTTAATAACAACGACATTCACCTAAGAGGTCTTGTAATAATGCGGGGGTGAGAGTTCGGTTCCAACACCCCAGAAGACGAAGCGCATGGATGCAGGTAAAGGCAAAAGTCCAACGGTCGGTTGTAGACCAGGTTTGCCACCCCAGCACTCTGGTCATACGATCGAGTGTGCCGACGAGACTGCTGCGATCGCGCTGGTAGGTTATTCGTCCCTTCATCGTTTGCAGTAAAGTCCAACTAATGCGGGGCAGCGATGAGTTGGGATAAGCCCAAACGCCAAATCCCCAAAACTTTGCCATGTGGTTAATTTCATCCAGCACGAGTTCTTCGAGCACAGCTTGCAGAGCGCCCGTAGTGTGTGCCATCAACCAGAGGTAGAGGCAAGCAGCGCCATATTCCGTGGCGACTCGGTGCAATCCGTGGCGATAAAGCGCATTAACTGGATCTGCCTCCGATCGATAGGGTCGAACCGAGTGGGGTTGGGGAATTACTTTTTGATGAGTGAGTTGGGTGTATACTCTGAGCAATGTTGGCGTGTGCTGCCGCTCCTCTTTTTCCCACGGACCCGGTTCGAGCAGAATACCATCTGCACTAACCACTCCACCCACAAAGCGTGCCATCCGAGGATCGAGAAACTCCAGGTATTGGCGACTAGTTTGGGTATATCCCCGAATTGGGGCTTCTGTATCGATCGCTCCTCGTAAAATTGCCAAAAACACTTGAGACTCCATCTCAACAATTTGATCTAGGGCGATCGCCTGCCAGTTAATCGGCTTCCAGGGACGAGGTTGAGGATAGTCGAATTGATGGGGTAAATCTTGGAGGCGATCGTTCAAATGGGCAGTAGAAAAATAATGGTTGAGCAGTTCCTTCAACTGTTGCTTTCTTTGCACACAGGTCGATCCGGTACGATGCAGCAGAGGAAATTTAATTTTCATGGGGATGTTTCCTTTTGATGCAATTTCCATTGCCCATTAGCCTAAGCAATCCATCGTTTTCGTGTCAGTCGGCACTAGTCGGCAATTGATCGAGGACAAAAGTCGGAAAAGTCGGGAAAGTCGGAAGGAGAGGACACCGATCCGATTGACTGAGTAGAATGTATAAAAAATGTTGTTGGTCATCCCGTAATGGAAGCTGAAACTGCATTGGCGTGGGTCGATCGGCTACTTGTTCGTAGAACCGGGGGACGCCTCAGCGCCTTACAGAAAGAAATTTTGAGTAAGGTGTTGCGCGGACAGAAGTATTTGGAGATTGCGGTACATTCTGGTTATACCGAGGGGCACATCAAGGATGTTAGCTCTCATCTGTGGAAGGTATTGTCTCGGTTATTGGGGGAACGGATCACCAAAAGTACCTGTCGAGCAGTTCTAGAGCGGTATCTCTCACTGTCTGGGAATTCGGTATTATCTCTGCCGTCATTGCCAGCGATCGACTCTCACTCGATACCCGAAACTTTACTCGGACGGGAAGCGGCGATCGCCCATCTCAACAGTCTGGTGCAGCGAGGCTGCAAAGCGATCGTCATTCAGGGAGAAGGGGGTTTGGGCAAAACCACTCTGGCACAGCATTATCTTCAAACTCAGGGATTTGAAGCGGTGCTGGAATTGTTAATGGCAAAGGAGACTCAAAATATTACCTCTGTGGAACGAGTTGTGGAGGAGTGGCTCAAACAAGACTTTGGGCAAGAGCCAGGATCGGAATTGGGAATTTCTCTAGGACGATTGAAACACCAACTGCATCAGCAGCGTATTGGGATTTTGATTGACAACCTAGAACCAGCCCTCGACTCAGAAGGTCGGTTGCTCCCGCTTCATCGTTCCTACGTTGAACTGCTACGAGTCCTGACGGATGCTAGGGTGCAGTCGGTGACGGTGATTACGAGTCGCGATCGCTTGTGCGAACCCGACCTGGCAGTGGAACACTACCGCCTGCCCCGATTGGATTTGACCGCATGGCAAACCTTTTTCAGCCGCCGACTGGCAACTGATGTGCCAACCCTGGAACAAATGCACCGCGCCTATGGCGGCAATGCCAAAGTGATGGGGATTTTATGCGGTGCAATTCAAGAAGACTTTGACGGAAAGATGGCAGCCTATTGGCAAGAAAATCAGCAAGATTTGCTGGCAACGCAAGATCTGAAAAATCTAGTCGTCAGCCAGATCGATCGCCTGCAAGCCTTAGATCCGGCTGCCTATAAGTTGCTCTGTCGATTGGGATGCTACCGCTATCAAGAAATTCCAAACATTCCCTCAGAGGGATTGCTCTGTCTCCTCTGGGATGTTCCCGCCTCTAGACGGCGACAGGTGATAACATCCCTGCGGAATCGATCGCTGGTGGAGTCCGAACAAGGCAAATACTGGTTGCATCCAGCAATCCAAGCCGAAGCGATCGCCCGTTTGCGTGCTAGTTCTGACTGGGAAGTGACCCACCGCAAAGCCGGAGAATTTTGGACAACTCAGGTATTGACGATCGAGACCATTCAAGATGCCCTGCAAGCTCTGGAGGCACACTATCACTACATTGAAATTCAGGATTTTGAAGCCGCCGGAAATGTCATTCTTAAAAGTCGCACGAATCAGTGGCGACAATTTCTACCTCTGGGCAGTACCCTTTACCGTATGGGATTACTGCAACCCGTCCTAGCTGCCATTACTCAAGTCATTCCCAACATCGAATCCACCCCCAAAAAAAGCGAACTTTACAACATTCTGGGGGATTTGTATTGGATTACGGGTCGTATCCAGGAAGCGATCGCCTGTCAGGAAAAAACAATTTCCCTGGTCAGTACCGCCCAACAAAATCTCTCGACCTCCAACGCCAGCAAGCATACCCTTTACTATTTACGGATGTTGGAAGTCGATTCTCTGCTTAGCATTGGGCTATACCAATTGGATTTATGGGAACTGGAAACCGCAGCTGGGTTGTTCCAGCAGGTGATTGACCTGGCGCAAAATACTGCCCATCACCCTTGGGCAGAAAAGGCATCCGTCTGTTTAGCTTTAGTTAATTCCTACCTGGGGTTATCAGATGCTGCCTATACCTTGGCAGAGGAAACCTATCAGTCCATAGAGACTCATTCTTTAATTAAACAAACGGGAAGATTCGCCTATTTCATTCAAATTTTGGGGCAGACCTACACCAATTTAGGGGATTTTGAGCGGGCACAGGCAATGTATAGTCGTGCCTTAGAATTTGCAGAGGAAAGTCATTACACCCAGGTCAAAGCGAAGACCCTGAATGGTTTGGCAGAATTGTATCGCCGACAAAATGCTTTGGACACTGCACTGGAGTACCACCAGCAGGCAATCGCGCTACTCGATACGATCGGAGCGATTTGCGATTTAGCAAATGCCTATCTCCAATTGGGGTTAACCTACGAGGCGATCGGTCGATCGCAACTGTGCGAGGAAACATTGAACAAAGCACTACAACTGTTTGGGCAAATGCAAGCAATCAAACAGGTTGAACGGGTAGGATTACTGGTGTGTTTTCACCAATAAAATCACGTAATTTGCAAACCATAATATCGCGAGATTGTCAGGTAAAAAACCTAGTTTTTCAAGTCTTGTTGAGAAATGTGCAAGACGTTAATTTAAAAGTTTTGTAAAGTGCTTAGCAAACTCTGGTTCAGAAATGGCATCAATGCGCTGTCTTTGAGTCTCTATATCAGGAAGGATGTGTTCGAGGAAACCACATCTTTAAAGTAAAAACAGTAATGCTCTTTCACAGCCATGCCAGAAGGACCAGAAGTAAGACGGTTTGCCGATGCCTTAGATCGGGCACTTGGGGGCAAACCGATCGTGTCACTATTAGCACGGACAAAGACAGCTTTATCTTGGCAAAAAGAGCATCCTACTGGCGTTTTACTCAATAAGCGTATCGAACGAGTGCGA
The Leptolyngbyaceae cyanobacterium DNA segment above includes these coding regions:
- a CDS encoding isoprenyl transferase, which produces MSYPNDPRILSPSGRGVVNYRDFATLPSDLDRQRLPNHIAIIMDGNGRWATQRGLPRFAGHRQGAKALKELLRCCKDWGISILTAYAFSTENWQRPLEEVHFLMGLFEQLLQRELAQMQQEGVKISFIGDVKNLSPSLQQTMHRAMQETAHNDKVYFNVAINYGSRNELVNACRRLAEQVQQGTLLPSEIDTSRFEQQLYTAGNSDPDLLIRTSGEMRLSNFLLWQMAYTELYFIDVLFPDFDGEALYQALVHYQKRDRRFGKVTLKNCPNHLEYIVS
- a CDS encoding transposase — its product is MLNLTYEYKLIPTDAQRETFDQWLIICRKVYNFALRERKDWVNSRKCDINSCRIKQEYIIPADAPRPTFARQCKTLAQVKKSIPELKVPHTHVLQQVLRQLEAAFVAMWERGHGFPRFKKRMRSFVFPQLNQESVKRFDGADWVNLPKIGLVKMHLSRPIPQGFEVKQIRVVRRASGYYAMLTLQCDVEVPQASPSGHGVGIDLGLEHFLATSDGELIDRPRFFVDGQSKLKSLQRQLKRKKKGSRKFRQLHHQIAKHHEYISNSRKDFHFKTAHHLCDRAQTIFAEDLNLKAMSAGMLCKHTLDAGFGQFLSILGHVCCKRGAYFAKVDANGTSQTCPRCQTHTGKKLLSERVHKCPECGYETNRDVAAAQVVLQRGYTAVGHIAVNFGEGK
- a CDS encoding ferritin-like domain-containing protein; this translates as MKIKFPLLHRTGSTCVQRKQQLKELLNHYFSTAHLNDRLQDLPHQFDYPQPRPWKPINWQAIALDQIVEMESQVFLAILRGAIDTEAPIRGYTQTSRQYLEFLDPRMARFVGGVVSADGILLEPGPWEKEERQHTPTLLRVYTQLTHQKVIPQPHSVRPYRSEADPVNALYRHGLHRVATEYGAACLYLWLMAHTTGALQAVLEELVLDEINHMAKFWGFGVWAYPNSSLPRISWTLLQTMKGRITYQRDRSSLVGTLDRMTRVLGWQTWSTTDRWTFAFTCIHALRLLGCWNRTLTPALLQDLLGECRCY
- a CDS encoding tetratricopeptide repeat protein, which produces MEAETALAWVDRLLVRRTGGRLSALQKEILSKVLRGQKYLEIAVHSGYTEGHIKDVSSHLWKVLSRLLGERITKSTCRAVLERYLSLSGNSVLSLPSLPAIDSHSIPETLLGREAAIAHLNSLVQRGCKAIVIQGEGGLGKTTLAQHYLQTQGFEAVLELLMAKETQNITSVERVVEEWLKQDFGQEPGSELGISLGRLKHQLHQQRIGILIDNLEPALDSEGRLLPLHRSYVELLRVLTDARVQSVTVITSRDRLCEPDLAVEHYRLPRLDLTAWQTFFSRRLATDVPTLEQMHRAYGGNAKVMGILCGAIQEDFDGKMAAYWQENQQDLLATQDLKNLVVSQIDRLQALDPAAYKLLCRLGCYRYQEIPNIPSEGLLCLLWDVPASRRRQVITSLRNRSLVESEQGKYWLHPAIQAEAIARLRASSDWEVTHRKAGEFWTTQVLTIETIQDALQALEAHYHYIEIQDFEAAGNVILKSRTNQWRQFLPLGSTLYRMGLLQPVLAAITQVIPNIESTPKKSELYNILGDLYWITGRIQEAIACQEKTISLVSTAQQNLSTSNASKHTLYYLRMLEVDSLLSIGLYQLDLWELETAAGLFQQVIDLAQNTAHHPWAEKASVCLALVNSYLGLSDAAYTLAEETYQSIETHSLIKQTGRFAYFIQILGQTYTNLGDFERAQAMYSRALEFAEESHYTQVKAKTLNGLAELYRRQNALDTALEYHQQAIALLDTIGAICDLANAYLQLGLTYEAIGRSQLCEETLNKALQLFGQMQAIKQVERVGLLVCFHQ